Proteins encoded together in one Entomobacter blattae window:
- the cobJ gene encoding precorrin-3B C(17)-methyltransferase, which translates to MVPSSLLKRLFILSLGPGQNALITPQVHQALSEVSDLFGYGPYIKRLSLPASVTLHPSDNREELHRARQALDMAASGKSVGVVSSGDAGIFAMASTVFEALEKGPKDWQEVTIEVMPGISAMLAVAARVGAPLGHDFCAISLSDNLKPWPIIEKRLIAAAQAGFVLSLYNPISKARPWQLGQAFETLRHTLPGTVPIIIATAVYRQEEHIRITSLSEVRAEWADMRSLVIVGSPYTKTIPSHNAIPWVYTPRFIPS; encoded by the coding sequence TTGGTCCCCTCTTCTCTTTTAAAACGTCTTTTTATCCTTAGTCTGGGCCCTGGCCAGAACGCACTTATAACTCCGCAAGTCCACCAGGCCCTTTCCGAGGTGAGCGATCTATTTGGCTATGGCCCCTATATTAAGCGCCTTAGCCTTCCGGCTTCTGTTACCCTTCACCCCTCAGATAACCGCGAAGAACTTCACCGTGCCCGCCAGGCCCTCGACATGGCGGCCAGTGGGAAAAGCGTTGGGGTTGTTTCCTCTGGGGATGCAGGGATTTTTGCCATGGCCAGTACCGTATTTGAAGCTCTTGAAAAAGGCCCAAAAGATTGGCAAGAAGTGACGATAGAGGTCATGCCAGGTATTTCGGCCATGCTGGCCGTAGCTGCCCGTGTAGGGGCCCCTTTAGGTCATGATTTTTGTGCCATATCCCTTTCTGACAACCTTAAACCATGGCCCATTATTGAAAAAAGGCTTATAGCTGCAGCACAGGCTGGTTTTGTCCTCTCGCTTTATAATCCCATTTCAAAAGCACGCCCCTGGCAACTGGGCCAGGCTTTTGAAACCTTGCGGCATACCCTGCCCGGTACGGTGCCTATCATTATTGCCACCGCTGTCTATCGTCAGGAAGAGCATATCCGTATAACATCCCTCTCAGAAGTACGAGCCGAATGGGCTGATATGCGCAGCCTAGTGATAGTGGGCAGTCCTTATACAAAAACTATTCCGTCTCATAACGCCATTCCCTGGGTTTATACGCCTCGCTTCATTCCTTCTTAA
- a CDS encoding cobalt-precorrin-6A reductase → MHHILILGGTAEGRKLATFLSACPAVHCTLSLAGRTQNPIIDRSISTRIGGFGGCEGLTQWLVDNAITFVIDATHPFATTMTEHAWQVCKKLGTPYRRLSRPPWEKQAGRTWLSVSSYEEAIEEIKNLPEIRQKTVFLTIGRKEVGVFARYAPELSYVIRSVDRPSSEQLPPHCQVITARGPFTLEAEKALFRHYGIDVLVSKNSGGEEVVAKLEAARFCNAQVILLERPPAPKGIEAYTFSSITTLLQQLSLQIPGLAERVCLKKE, encoded by the coding sequence ATGCACCATATCTTGATTTTGGGCGGAACCGCCGAAGGCAGAAAGCTGGCAACTTTCCTTTCTGCTTGCCCCGCTGTGCACTGCACGCTTTCTCTTGCTGGTCGGACGCAGAACCCTATAATCGATCGCTCTATTTCAACCCGTATTGGTGGGTTTGGGGGATGTGAAGGCTTAACTCAATGGTTGGTCGATAATGCCATTACTTTTGTTATAGATGCCACACATCCCTTTGCAACGACAATGACAGAACACGCTTGGCAGGTTTGCAAAAAACTTGGAACACCTTATAGAAGGCTTTCCCGGCCGCCATGGGAAAAACAGGCAGGGAGAACGTGGCTTTCGGTATCGTCCTATGAAGAGGCGATAGAAGAGATAAAAAATTTACCTGAGATTAGGCAAAAAACCGTTTTTTTAACGATTGGCCGTAAGGAGGTAGGGGTTTTTGCTCGGTATGCACCAGAACTCTCCTATGTGATTCGCTCGGTTGATCGGCCAAGTTCCGAACAGCTTCCACCCCATTGCCAGGTTATTACTGCTCGTGGCCCCTTTACACTCGAGGCCGAAAAAGCCCTGTTTCGTCATTATGGAATTGATGTGCTGGTAAGTAAAAATTCTGGTGGAGAAGAGGTTGTCGCAAAACTTGAAGCAGCTAGGTTTTGCAATGCGCAGGTGATCTTGCTTGAGCGTCCCCCTGCGCCAAAAGGGATAGAAGCCTACACTTTTTCTTCCATAACCACCCTTTTACAACAGCTCTCCTTACAAATACCAGGGTTGGCAGAGAGGGTTTGCCTTAAGAAGGAATGA
- the cbiE gene encoding precorrin-6y C5,15-methyltransferase (decarboxylating) subunit CbiE, translating into MTNTPFLSLIGIGEEGLSGLSAQAYHHLTQAQHVFGGRRHLALADSAITGQRHEWIYPIRNNLDKIIHCKPETVAVLASGDPFCYGIGSTIAHNLPAEDIQCFPVLSSFSLACATLKWSQPDCQLVSLCGRPLATLRPFLQEYTRLVILSANAQTPHEVADYMSNLGFSSARMHVLEALGGPQERMRTITLPAPLPTDLYPLHLIALETGPCLTPELILARSPGRADSLFEHDGQITRAPLRALTLAALQPRREEVLWDIGAGSGAIGIEWMLTHPSCKAIGIEQNPERAERAMRNAQTLGVPAYQVIQGQALEVLQTLSTAPHAIFIGGGCSSSLLDYAWHALPAGGRLVVNAVTAETEALLFDRYQQWGGSLSRFQAEYLTPLGRKRGFKPDRTITQYCITHP; encoded by the coding sequence ATGACAAACACACCCTTTCTCAGTTTAATTGGCATTGGTGAAGAAGGTCTTTCAGGTCTTTCAGCCCAAGCGTATCATCACCTTACCCAAGCACAGCATGTGTTTGGAGGAAGGCGCCACTTAGCCTTGGCAGACTCTGCGATAACAGGACAAAGGCATGAGTGGATTTATCCGATAAGAAACAACCTGGACAAGATCATCCACTGCAAGCCTGAAACGGTTGCCGTTCTCGCCTCTGGAGATCCTTTCTGTTACGGTATTGGCAGCACCATAGCCCATAACCTGCCCGCTGAAGACATACAATGTTTCCCCGTACTCTCATCTTTTTCTTTAGCCTGCGCGACCTTAAAATGGAGCCAGCCAGATTGCCAGCTTGTAAGCCTATGTGGAAGACCCCTAGCCACCTTACGCCCTTTTTTACAAGAATATACCCGCCTTGTTATTCTCTCAGCGAATGCCCAGACCCCCCATGAGGTGGCTGATTATATGAGCAACCTTGGCTTTTCCTCTGCCCGTATGCATGTGCTTGAAGCCCTTGGCGGCCCGCAGGAACGCATGCGCACCATAACTCTTCCTGCACCTTTACCGACAGATCTTTACCCCCTGCATCTTATTGCCCTTGAAACAGGGCCGTGCCTGACACCAGAGCTGATCCTTGCCCGCAGCCCTGGGCGGGCCGATAGCTTGTTTGAACATGATGGGCAAATCACAAGGGCCCCGCTAAGAGCCCTGACCCTCGCTGCCCTCCAACCCCGCAGAGAGGAAGTGCTTTGGGATATTGGCGCTGGTTCTGGGGCGATAGGAATCGAGTGGATGCTGACCCACCCCAGCTGTAAGGCCATTGGTATTGAGCAAAACCCCGAGCGGGCAGAGCGAGCTATGCGCAATGCCCAAACCTTGGGGGTGCCAGCGTATCAGGTTATTCAGGGTCAGGCCCTGGAAGTTTTACAAACCCTTTCTACTGCTCCCCATGCCATTTTTATTGGGGGTGGGTGTAGTTCTTCCTTGCTGGATTACGCATGGCATGCCTTACCTGCTGGAGGAAGATTAGTGGTTAATGCCGTAACCGCTGAAACTGAAGCCCTGCTTTTTGATCGCTATCAACAATGGGGGGGCAGCCTTAGCCGTTTCCAAGCGGAGTATCTTACCCCACTTGGCCGTAAAAGAGGATTTAAACCCGATAGAACCATAACCCAATATTGTATTACCCACCCTTAA
- the cobM gene encoding precorrin-4 C(11)-methyltransferase, with the protein MTVHFIGAGPGAEDLLTVRAINLLKTSPLCLYAGSIIPKGILAYCPPHGECIDTAALSLTDLEHHFLRAHQEGKDIARLHSGDLSLYSAMAEQISVLNKHTIPYTITPGVPAFSATAAALGCELTLPYKAQSLIITRLEGRASSMPESETLENFAQTKSVLAIHLAIHRIQEICERLIPFYGENCPAAVGAHVSWPQEKLLFSTLALLPQAVQKANIERTALILVGKNLHAEPVQTSSLYREDYHRRFKSA; encoded by the coding sequence ATGACCGTACATTTCATTGGAGCAGGCCCCGGCGCTGAAGACCTGTTGACCGTACGCGCCATAAACCTGCTTAAAACATCCCCCCTCTGCCTCTATGCTGGCTCTATCATTCCCAAAGGGATTTTAGCCTACTGCCCCCCTCATGGAGAATGTATTGATACTGCGGCTTTAAGCCTTACAGATCTTGAACATCATTTCCTTCGGGCCCATCAGGAAGGAAAAGATATTGCCCGGCTTCATTCAGGCGATCTCTCCCTTTACAGTGCTATGGCCGAACAAATCAGCGTGTTAAACAAACATACCATCCCTTATACCATAACCCCAGGTGTGCCGGCCTTTTCTGCTACAGCAGCTGCTCTGGGCTGCGAACTTACACTACCTTACAAGGCCCAAAGCCTGATCATTACTCGCCTGGAAGGACGAGCTTCTTCCATGCCAGAAAGTGAAACACTGGAAAATTTTGCTCAAACAAAGAGTGTTTTGGCCATTCACCTGGCCATTCACCGTATTCAGGAGATTTGCGAGAGACTTATTCCCTTTTATGGGGAAAATTGCCCCGCTGCTGTGGGGGCTCATGTTTCCTGGCCGCAAGAAAAGCTGCTATTCTCTACCCTGGCCCTTTTACCCCAGGCTGTACAGAAGGCCAATATTGAACGAACAGCTCTAATTCTCGTAGGTAAAAACCTGCATGCTGAACCTGTGCAAACTTCCTCCCTCTATCGGGAAGATTATCATCGCCGGTTCAAGAGCGCATAA
- a CDS encoding histidine phosphatase family protein yields the protein MMRKKMSVESFSVLLARHPPVQKREGYCYGITDLPLQSPQEKTMEDTLAKWLTLCQAKGFKKVYTSPLQRCFLPARLLANRLGLPLWVDHHVRELNFGEWEGQAWNKISSVLLQQWVNSPWEFTPPGGESASMLLTRLKKFVTHLQEQSQNCIIITHGGPLRMLPALLAARKPDCLADPLAMGEARLYTVRI from the coding sequence ATGATGAGGAAGAAAATGTCGGTAGAGTCTTTTTCTGTTTTGTTGGCCAGGCATCCCCCTGTTCAGAAAAGGGAGGGATATTGTTATGGCATAACGGATTTACCGTTACAGAGTCCCCAGGAAAAGACGATGGAAGATACGCTTGCAAAATGGTTAACATTATGCCAGGCAAAAGGGTTTAAAAAGGTCTATACCTCTCCCTTACAGCGATGTTTTCTTCCAGCCCGCTTATTGGCCAATCGGCTTGGTCTTCCCTTATGGGTGGATCATCATGTCAGAGAGCTCAATTTTGGGGAATGGGAGGGGCAAGCATGGAATAAGATATCCTCAGTATTGCTCCAACAATGGGTCAATTCGCCGTGGGAGTTTACACCCCCCGGGGGAGAAAGTGCGAGCATGCTGTTAACCCGGCTCAAAAAATTTGTCACCCATCTTCAAGAGCAGTCCCAAAATTGTATTATTATAACCCATGGGGGGCCATTACGCATGCTTCCTGCCTTGCTGGCTGCTCGTAAACCCGATTGTTTGGCAGATCCCCTGGCGATGGGGGAAGCGAGACTCTATACGGTACGCATATGA
- a CDS encoding adenosylcobinamide-GDP ribazoletransferase produces the protein MFKKFRANLATAFQLLTRLPTSWLAAKPAYPSNNAGGAALWPLVGGILGIMPWATITVSGWMGFSSSLCVIIGLVTMVFLSGGLHEDGLADTMDGFGGGKNKEETLRIMHDSRIGSYGCIALILVFLARYVSLGQLMVNHTLLPALIMAGALSRLSMLWLFYTLPLAQDKGVAYGIGKPHSRALKRGVFFTALMGISVLSFSHFIIASLIGGLFTQYMKNLAVRKVGGISGDILGCACILVETGLLVLFSKIISPSSSLLTTPITPFFWT, from the coding sequence ATGTTCAAGAAATTTAGAGCCAATCTGGCAACGGCATTCCAACTTCTGACACGCCTGCCAACCAGCTGGCTCGCTGCCAAGCCCGCCTATCCCTCTAACAATGCGGGAGGAGCAGCCCTATGGCCGTTAGTAGGGGGTATTTTGGGCATAATGCCATGGGCAACCATCACCGTTTCTGGATGGATGGGATTTTCCTCCTCTTTATGCGTTATAATCGGGCTGGTCACCATGGTCTTTCTCTCCGGTGGCCTGCATGAAGATGGCCTTGCTGATACAATGGATGGTTTTGGGGGAGGAAAAAACAAAGAAGAAACCCTACGCATTATGCATGATAGCCGCATAGGAAGTTACGGCTGCATAGCCCTTATTCTTGTCTTCCTGGCCCGTTACGTCAGCTTAGGTCAACTCATGGTTAACCATACCCTTCTTCCTGCCCTAATTATGGCGGGAGCGTTATCAAGGCTTAGTATGCTCTGGCTTTTTTATACCCTTCCCCTTGCCCAGGACAAAGGCGTGGCTTACGGAATTGGTAAACCCCATAGTCGTGCCCTTAAAAGGGGTGTATTTTTTACTGCTCTTATGGGTATTTCAGTCCTGTCTTTCTCTCACTTTATTATTGCCAGCCTTATAGGCGGCCTTTTTACACAATATATGAAAAACCTGGCAGTTCGAAAGGTGGGGGGAATTTCTGGGGATATTCTGGGATGTGCCTGTATATTGGTTGAAACAGGGCTGCTTGTCCTCTTCAGCAAAATCATTTCTCCTTCCTCTTCTCTGCTAACTACCCCTATAACCCCTTTCTTTTGGACATAA
- a CDS encoding cobalamin biosynthesis protein — translation MADPPYTVAGFGCRPYSPLTDLTAAFRQLSHVSPFPITAVAAPYFRQELALFSELSHMVSLPLYWISLHTLKKAQPYCQSYSQQALNRFGIAAIAEGCAIARCLAYVTEHQGAFVSSSVSAICTMPKLVFPKMSFNTVTIALASINPPKWRPT, via the coding sequence ATGGCAGATCCCCCCTACACCGTTGCTGGCTTTGGTTGCCGCCCCTATAGCCCACTGACAGACCTTACCGCAGCCTTTCGCCAGCTTTCCCATGTAAGCCCCTTCCCGATTACGGCTGTGGCAGCCCCGTATTTTCGCCAGGAATTAGCCCTTTTCTCAGAACTTTCCCATATGGTCTCTTTGCCACTTTATTGGATTTCTCTCCACACCCTAAAAAAGGCTCAACCTTATTGTCAGAGCTATTCCCAGCAGGCTCTCAACCGTTTTGGGATAGCCGCTATTGCCGAAGGGTGTGCTATAGCCAGATGCCTCGCTTACGTGACCGAGCATCAAGGGGCTTTCGTTTCTTCTTCTGTCTCAGCTATTTGTACGATGCCAAAGCTTGTTTTCCCTAAAATGAGCTTTAATACTGTTACCATCGCCTTAGCATCAATTAACCCACCTAAATGGAGGCCCACATGA
- a CDS encoding cobalt-precorrin-5B (C(1))-methyltransferase — protein MQNQQQELRRGWTTGACATAAAKSAYIALLTNNFPDPIEITLPSGKRVRFALAQYGWVGSSATAGVIKDAGDDPDVTHGALICATLTLREKGAGICFSAGEGVGTVTRPGLALPVGEPAINPVPRRMMIQALQEVVLRPDVEVKISIPGGEKIAQKTLNGRLGIVGGLSILGTTGIVIPFSCAAWIESIHRGVDVARAMQIPHLAASTGNMSEEGIKKLYALPEEALIDMGDFVGGVLKYVRQHPVPALTIAGGIAKITKLAQGFLDLHSKRGRVDLTVLAEWAFQAGYGQAQVQAISQANTVAEAFEKTMEEGAITNLTLGEIVAERAWNVAADYLGPTSVRLEVALFNRNSQCVARTGLKAIE, from the coding sequence GTGCAAAATCAACAACAAGAACTAAGGCGAGGGTGGACAACAGGGGCCTGTGCAACAGCGGCTGCTAAGTCGGCTTATATTGCCTTATTGACGAATAATTTTCCAGATCCGATTGAAATAACCCTTCCTTCGGGCAAGCGGGTACGTTTTGCTCTGGCCCAATATGGCTGGGTGGGGAGCTCGGCAACGGCGGGGGTCATCAAAGATGCTGGCGATGATCCCGATGTAACGCATGGGGCTCTTATCTGCGCAACTTTAACCCTGCGCGAAAAAGGGGCGGGCATATGTTTTTCAGCAGGGGAGGGGGTGGGAACAGTCACGCGGCCGGGCCTGGCGTTACCCGTTGGGGAGCCTGCTATAAATCCTGTTCCAAGAAGGATGATGATCCAGGCCTTGCAGGAAGTGGTTCTTAGACCAGATGTGGAGGTGAAAATTTCTATCCCTGGTGGTGAGAAAATAGCCCAAAAAACCCTTAACGGTCGTTTGGGTATTGTGGGGGGGCTTTCCATTTTGGGCACAACGGGGATTGTTATCCCTTTTTCCTGTGCAGCTTGGATTGAATCCATTCATCGAGGGGTGGATGTTGCCCGAGCGATGCAGATTCCCCATTTGGCGGCCTCAACGGGGAATATGTCTGAAGAGGGGATAAAAAAGCTTTATGCCCTGCCTGAGGAAGCCCTGATTGATATGGGAGATTTTGTAGGGGGCGTATTGAAATATGTGCGCCAACATCCCGTTCCGGCCTTGACCATTGCGGGGGGGATCGCCAAAATAACCAAACTGGCCCAAGGATTTTTGGATTTACACTCTAAGCGTGGGCGGGTAGATTTAACGGTGCTGGCTGAATGGGCTTTTCAGGCTGGTTATGGGCAAGCACAGGTGCAGGCTATAAGCCAGGCCAATACTGTCGCAGAGGCTTTTGAAAAAACCATGGAAGAAGGGGCAATCACCAACCTCACCCTGGGGGAGATCGTGGCAGAACGGGCATGGAATGTGGCTGCAGACTATCTTGGCCCTACGTCTGTGAGGCTGGAAGTCGCCCTATTTAACAGAAATAGCCAGTGTGTAGCCCGCACAGGCCTGAAGGCGATAGAATAA
- a CDS encoding AbiTii domain-containing protein, with amino-acid sequence MSLPIPLLIKAAASSSTPLAELLRNGLVIAQRSHQEAIAKWLTCELNGYPSHNPIPFYRHITVYDEKQESYGINLLQPIGVLESMVHTPSSFLDVTEPQSGKTLKVTPLALQPVMEMLRNLITEWGLAMEKNGITGDEEGNFSQEDKQKVQTLQLPSLQLDNADKPAFPILPTEKYNKNGLQSLVEILEKETTNPQLDAKTQEELQAALITLRAQLSLNKPQWSIIYAVHSTLKEIVDSGRQMIPYLSELFPL; translated from the coding sequence ATGAGCTTACCCATCCCCTTATTGATTAAGGCTGCTGCATCCTCTTCTACGCCTCTTGCGGAGTTATTGCGCAATGGGCTTGTTATTGCCCAACGATCCCACCAAGAGGCCATAGCAAAATGGTTGACTTGTGAGCTCAACGGCTACCCATCTCATAATCCCATTCCCTTTTACAGACACATAACTGTCTATGATGAGAAGCAGGAAAGTTACGGTATCAATTTGCTACAGCCGATTGGCGTGCTGGAAAGCATGGTCCATACGCCCTCTTCTTTCCTTGATGTGACAGAACCCCAAAGCGGTAAAACTTTAAAAGTTACCCCATTAGCCCTTCAGCCTGTTATGGAAATGCTCCGTAACCTTATAACTGAATGGGGCCTCGCTATGGAAAAAAACGGAATAACAGGAGATGAGGAGGGAAATTTTTCACAGGAAGACAAACAGAAAGTCCAAACCCTTCAGCTCCCATCGCTTCAACTCGATAACGCAGATAAACCCGCTTTTCCTATTCTTCCCACCGAGAAATATAACAAAAATGGGCTTCAATCCCTGGTGGAGATCTTGGAAAAAGAGACTACCAATCCACAACTTGATGCAAAAACTCAAGAAGAACTGCAAGCAGCCCTTATTACATTGAGAGCCCAATTAAGCCTAAATAAGCCACAATGGTCTATTATTTACGCTGTTCATTCTACTTTAAAAGAAATTGTTGATTCCGGACGACAAATGATTCCTTATCTTTCCGAACTCTTTCCCTTGTAA
- a CDS encoding precorrin-2 C(20)-methyltransferase, translating into MKNNALHIVGVGPGAPDLLTLRAARLIGQAQAIAYFTKRGKKGHARTIAESFISPHTKELRLEYPLTTEIPFTDPHYKQTLATFYDHSAQQLAQCLSAGERLVLLSEGDPFLYGSCLYVFDRLLPRHAIEVTPGVSAMSASWSSALIPITHGDDVLSVLPGTLPLSELCYQLGQCDAAVIMKIGQNLEKICTALQQTQTLSRAHYIEYATQSQQRILPLAKEIPKTAPYFSLIFIPGRQKERRENLNP; encoded by the coding sequence ATGAAAAACAACGCCCTCCATATTGTAGGGGTAGGCCCAGGTGCCCCAGATTTACTCACTTTAAGGGCTGCCCGCTTAATTGGCCAAGCTCAAGCCATAGCCTATTTTACCAAGCGAGGAAAAAAGGGCCATGCCCGCACAATTGCTGAAAGCTTTATTTCTCCCCACACCAAAGAATTACGGCTGGAATACCCTCTCACCACAGAAATACCATTTACAGACCCACATTATAAACAAACTCTAGCGACTTTTTATGATCACTCAGCCCAGCAGCTTGCCCAATGCCTTTCTGCTGGTGAAAGATTGGTTCTCCTCTCCGAAGGAGATCCTTTTCTTTACGGGTCCTGTCTTTATGTTTTTGACCGCCTGCTTCCACGCCACGCCATAGAGGTTACACCGGGAGTAAGTGCTATGTCTGCAAGCTGGTCATCAGCTTTAATTCCCATTACACATGGGGATGATGTCTTAAGTGTTTTACCAGGCACGTTGCCCTTGTCGGAGCTTTGCTACCAGCTAGGCCAGTGTGATGCTGCTGTTATTATGAAAATTGGCCAAAATCTTGAAAAAATCTGCACAGCCCTTCAACAAACCCAAACCCTTAGCCGCGCCCACTATATTGAATACGCAACCCAAAGCCAGCAACGAATCCTGCCACTTGCTAAGGAAATTCCCAAGACTGCGCCCTATTTTAGCTTAATCTTTATCCCCGGTCGCCAAAAAGAACGCCGAGAAAACTTGAACCCGTAG
- a CDS encoding cobyrinate a,c-diamide synthase has translation MPTSALMIAAPRSGSGKTLITLSLLSALRKRKIPIRAAKSGPDYIDPTFHAKATSQTAFNLDSWAMPPAMITHLLASSCQNSQYLIIESSMGLFDGITATPGREGKGADLAAALGLPILLVLDVSGQAQSAAAIAYGFCHFDPALHIAGIILNQVASPRHEKSVRSAIEPLNIPIVGCFYRTSTLKLPERHLGLVQAEEHPHLDQFFQTAADLAEHYLDIETILSLARPLNYKEKDPPPPPNSFLPPPGQRIALARDAAFSFLYPHILESWREQGAELSFFSPLADEAIPTECDACWLPGGYPELHAEPIAQAQRFITSLQVFAQSNPIHGECGGYMVLGQTLTDAQGHTHPMAGLLDHHSSDHNRKMHLGYRQAITLAPTWAGKEKTILRGHEFHYAQCISRGQDSPFATLYDGAGLPLGPEGGQRGRVTGCFFHTIACTP, from the coding sequence ATGCCCACATCTGCTCTTATGATTGCCGCACCACGCTCAGGCAGTGGAAAAACCCTAATCACCTTATCCCTTCTCTCGGCCCTAAGAAAAAGGAAAATACCCATACGGGCAGCGAAATCGGGGCCAGACTATATTGATCCGACCTTTCATGCCAAAGCCACCAGCCAAACAGCCTTTAACCTCGATAGCTGGGCCATGCCCCCTGCCATGATAACCCATCTTCTGGCCAGTTCCTGTCAAAACAGCCAATATCTTATCATAGAATCCTCCATGGGTCTGTTCGATGGCATTACCGCAACTCCTGGCCGAGAGGGCAAGGGCGCTGATCTGGCAGCTGCATTGGGGCTTCCTATTCTTCTTGTACTAGATGTTTCAGGACAAGCGCAAAGTGCTGCAGCAATCGCTTATGGTTTCTGCCATTTTGACCCTGCCCTTCATATAGCAGGCATTATCCTCAACCAGGTTGCCTCTCCCCGCCATGAAAAAAGTGTTCGAAGTGCTATAGAGCCCCTGAATATCCCCATTGTTGGGTGTTTTTACCGCACCTCTACCCTGAAACTCCCTGAAAGGCACCTAGGGCTTGTCCAAGCTGAAGAACACCCCCACCTTGATCAGTTCTTTCAGACCGCTGCCGATCTGGCAGAACATTATCTGGATATTGAGACCATTCTCTCTTTAGCCAGACCACTGAACTACAAAGAGAAAGACCCCCCTCCACCCCCCAACAGTTTTCTTCCCCCCCCTGGTCAGCGTATTGCCCTAGCCCGTGATGCCGCTTTTAGTTTTCTCTACCCCCATATTTTGGAAAGCTGGAGAGAGCAAGGAGCAGAATTATCGTTTTTTTCTCCCCTGGCTGATGAAGCTATCCCCACAGAGTGTGATGCTTGCTGGCTTCCGGGAGGGTATCCCGAGCTGCATGCCGAACCCATTGCCCAGGCTCAACGGTTCATAACCAGTCTACAGGTTTTTGCCCAAAGCAACCCGATCCATGGGGAATGTGGAGGCTATATGGTTTTAGGCCAGACCTTAACCGATGCCCAAGGACATACCCATCCTATGGCGGGATTACTAGACCACCATAGCAGTGACCATAATCGCAAAATGCATCTCGGCTATCGGCAGGCCATCACTCTGGCTCCCACCTGGGCCGGGAAAGAAAAAACCATTCTGCGTGGTCATGAATTCCACTATGCACAATGCATCTCCCGTGGGCAGGACAGCCCCTTTGCCACACTCTACGATGGAGCTGGCCTTCCCCTTGGTCCGGAAGGGGGCCAACGTGGCCGGGTTACGGGATGTTTTTTTCACACCATTGCCTGCACCCCATAA
- a CDS encoding nicotinate-nucleotide--dimethylbenzimidazole phosphoribosyltransferase, translated as MAPFQPTPPTFTSLAQLQDLCLALSTPIETGQDRLAAQIRLRLDALTKPPGSLGRLEELVVWLGLCQRRAMPTLQNCHTLIFAGNHGVTAQNVSPYPQQVTAEMVKNFHNGGAAINQLTQQVGNRLQVITLNALHPTRDFSQEPAMSEQQFLDCVATGYKSVPPEADLLCLGEMGIGNTTAAAALSCALFEKPSPSATGMASAQGSPSAVDWAAKDRTAEGWTTEEWAKKNWATEDWVGAGTGLSLSQQRHKAKVIETALTNPANDFSTPFDAARIFGGFELAALLGATLAARNLHIPLIIDGFVCTAALAPLWCMAPSLLDHCQLGHLSAEKAHAKLAAQLNLTPLLHLGMRLGEGSGAVLSVNLIRAALSCYRGMKTFDEAHIASSS; from the coding sequence ATGGCGCCTTTTCAACCCACCCCTCCCACATTCACATCCCTAGCCCAACTCCAGGATCTTTGCCTTGCCTTATCCACCCCTATCGAAACAGGCCAGGACAGGCTTGCCGCACAAATACGCCTGCGGCTGGATGCCCTAACCAAACCCCCAGGAAGCTTGGGCCGGCTTGAAGAGCTTGTTGTTTGGCTTGGCCTTTGCCAACGCCGCGCCATGCCTACCCTTCAAAATTGTCATACCCTGATCTTCGCCGGGAACCACGGAGTAACGGCCCAAAATGTTTCGCCCTACCCCCAACAGGTTACGGCTGAAATGGTGAAAAATTTCCATAATGGAGGGGCTGCCATTAATCAGCTTACCCAACAGGTTGGGAACCGCTTGCAAGTGATCACGCTTAACGCCTTGCACCCCACTCGGGACTTCAGCCAGGAACCAGCCATGTCAGAACAACAGTTCCTGGACTGTGTAGCCACCGGATACAAGAGCGTTCCTCCTGAAGCGGACCTCCTGTGCTTGGGAGAAATGGGCATTGGCAACACCACAGCTGCGGCTGCCCTCAGCTGTGCTCTTTTTGAAAAACCATCCCCTTCTGCCACAGGAATGGCGAGCGCCCAAGGCAGCCCCTCTGCCGTAGATTGGGCTGCAAAAGATCGGACTGCAGAAGGCTGGACTACAGAAGAGTGGGCTAAAAAAAATTGGGCGACAGAAGATTGGGTCGGGGCAGGAACTGGCCTATCCCTTTCTCAGCAAAGGCACAAGGCCAAGGTTATTGAAACGGCCCTTACAAACCCTGCAAATGATTTTTCTACCCCGTTCGATGCTGCTCGTATTTTTGGGGGATTTGAACTGGCAGCCCTGTTGGGGGCCACCCTTGCTGCGCGCAACCTGCATATTCCCCTTATAATAGATGGCTTTGTCTGCACGGCGGCCTTGGCCCCCCTATGGTGTATGGCCCCCTCCTTGCTGGATCATTGCCAACTTGGCCATCTTTCTGCTGAAAAAGCCCATGCCAAACTGGCAGCCCAGCTTAACCTTACCCCCTTGCTTCACCTGGGCATGCGATTAGGAGAAGGAAGTGGGGCTGTTCTTTCTGTTAACCTTATCCGGGCAGCACTTTCCTGCTATAGGGGAATGAAAACCTTTGATGAGGCCCACATCGCATCATCATCCTAA